One segment of Streptomyces sp. NA02950 DNA contains the following:
- the tadA gene encoding tRNA adenosine(34) deaminase TadA: MTDPLTGSPPGPDPDPLREPWRIPMRLALEEAVRAPETGDVPVGAVVLGPDGSVLGRGRNEREAHGDPTAHAEVLALRAAARRLGGWRLTGCTLVVTLEPCTMCAGAIVLSRVDRLVYGAADEKAGAAGSLWDVVRDRRLNHRPEVIAGVLPTECAAPLSAFFRAP, from the coding sequence ATGACCGATCCGCTGACCGGCAGCCCGCCGGGCCCCGACCCCGACCCCCTGCGCGAACCCTGGCGCATCCCGATGCGCCTCGCGCTGGAGGAGGCCGTACGGGCCCCGGAAACGGGGGACGTGCCGGTCGGCGCCGTCGTACTGGGCCCGGACGGCTCGGTCCTCGGCCGCGGCCGCAACGAGCGCGAGGCCCACGGCGACCCCACGGCCCACGCCGAGGTCCTCGCCCTCCGCGCCGCCGCCCGCCGCCTCGGCGGCTGGCGCCTGACCGGCTGCACCCTGGTGGTGACCCTGGAGCCGTGCACCATGTGCGCGGGGGCGATCGTCCTGTCCCGCGTGGACCGGCTGGTCTACGGCGCGGCCGACGAGAAGGCCGGTGCGGCCGGCTCCCTCTGGGACGTCGTTCGCGACCGCCGCCTCAACCACCGCCCCGAGGTCATCGCCGGGGTCCTCCCCACCGAATGCGCGGCCCCCCTCAGCGCCTTCTTCCGCGCCCCCTGA
- the upp gene encoding uracil phosphoribosyltransferase translates to MRIHVVDHPLVAHKLTTLRDKRTDSPTFRRLADELVTLLAYEGTRDVRIEPVDIETPVKPTTGVRLSHPRPLVVPILRAGLGMLDGMMRLLPTAEVGFLGMVRDEETLKASTYSTRMPSDLSGRQVYVVDPMLATGGTLVAAIKELMSRGADDVTALCLLAAPEGVAVMERELAGAPVRVVTSSLDEGLNGQGYIVPGLGDAGDRMYGAAG, encoded by the coding sequence ATGCGGATCCATGTCGTCGACCACCCGCTGGTGGCGCACAAACTCACCACGCTGCGCGACAAGCGCACCGACTCCCCCACCTTCCGGCGGCTCGCCGATGAGCTGGTGACCCTGCTCGCGTACGAGGGCACGCGCGATGTGCGCATCGAGCCGGTCGACATCGAGACCCCCGTGAAGCCGACGACCGGGGTGCGGCTGTCGCATCCGCGCCCGCTGGTCGTGCCGATCCTGCGGGCCGGTCTGGGCATGCTCGACGGCATGATGCGGCTGCTGCCGACGGCCGAGGTCGGCTTCCTCGGCATGGTCCGCGACGAGGAGACGCTCAAGGCGTCCACCTACTCCACCCGGATGCCCAGCGACCTCTCCGGCCGTCAGGTCTACGTCGTGGACCCGATGCTCGCGACGGGCGGGACGCTGGTCGCGGCGATCAAGGAACTGATGTCGCGGGGCGCGGACGATGTGACCGCGCTGTGTCTGCTGGCCGCGCCGGAGGGCGTGGCGGTCATGGAGCGCGAGCTGGCGGGCGCGCCGGTGCGGGTCGTCACCTCGTCCCTCGACGAGGGGCTCAACGGACAGGGCTATATCGTCCCCGGGCTCGGAGACGCGGGCGACCGGATGTACGGGGCCGCCGGCTAG
- a CDS encoding LytR C-terminal domain-containing protein: MSMLTPPGMGGKYRITGDRYPRMRRPRGRRRLAFAALGSAVVLGLVGWGTLQLIDVFSGGDGDTVRTARGSADCKRDQRHDENPRTGRTAGSPPKPAEITVNVYNATPRSGLAKDTADELKKRGFKIGKVGNAPSEYDKKIKAPGILLGAPGATKGAFNVLGTQLAGAKTKNDTRKGKDVDLIIGSGFKDLVKQKDADKALAALTEPTPAPSGSPCR, from the coding sequence ATGAGCATGCTGACCCCTCCCGGGATGGGCGGTAAGTACCGCATCACGGGCGACCGCTACCCGCGTATGAGGCGACCGCGCGGCCGTCGTCGGCTGGCGTTCGCCGCCCTCGGCTCGGCGGTGGTACTCGGCCTGGTCGGCTGGGGAACGCTCCAGCTCATCGATGTCTTCTCGGGCGGTGACGGCGATACCGTGCGCACCGCGCGGGGCAGCGCCGACTGCAAGCGCGACCAGCGCCACGACGAGAACCCGCGGACCGGCCGTACCGCGGGCTCACCGCCGAAGCCCGCCGAGATCACCGTCAACGTCTACAACGCGACCCCGCGCTCCGGTCTCGCCAAGGACACCGCGGACGAGCTCAAGAAGCGCGGCTTCAAGATCGGCAAGGTGGGCAACGCCCCGTCCGAGTACGACAAGAAGATCAAGGCCCCCGGAATACTGCTCGGCGCCCCGGGCGCCACCAAGGGCGCGTTCAATGTGCTCGGCACCCAGCTCGCCGGGGCGAAGACCAAGAACGACACACGCAAGGGCAAGGACGTCGACCTGATCATCGGCAGCGGTTTCAAGGACCTGGTGAAACAGAAGGACGCCGACAAGGCCCTGGCCGCACTGACCGAGCCCACGCCGGCGCCCTCGGGTTCACCGTGCCGCTGA
- a CDS encoding type II toxin-antitoxin system VapB family antitoxin, with translation MIFKRIGNGRPYPDHGRESTRQWADVAPRPVRLDQLVTTKQQLDLETLLAEDSTFYGDLFAHVVKWQGDLYLEDGLHRAVRAALQQRQVLHARVLELG, from the coding sequence GTGATCTTCAAGCGCATCGGAAACGGTCGGCCCTATCCCGACCACGGACGGGAAAGCACCCGCCAGTGGGCGGATGTCGCCCCACGCCCGGTACGTCTTGACCAACTGGTCACGACGAAGCAGCAGCTCGACCTGGAGACGCTGCTCGCGGAGGACTCGACGTTCTACGGCGACCTCTTCGCCCATGTCGTGAAGTGGCAGGGCGACCTCTATCTGGAGGACGGGCTGCACCGCGCGGTCCGCGCCGCGCTCCAGCAGCGCCAGGTCCTGCACGCACGCGTTCTCGAGCTGGGCTGA
- a CDS encoding SDR family oxidoreductase translates to MSCLVTGATGYIGGRLVPELLAAGHEVRCLARSPGKLRDHPWVRQVETARGDVTDAPSLDAAMEGVDIAYYLVHALGTGPGFEETDRRAARIFGERARAAGVRRIVYLGGLTPAGVPESALSPHLRSRAEVGRVLLESGVPTAVLRAGVIIGSGSASFEMLRYLSERLPVMVAPRWVRTRTQPIAVRDVLRLLVGCADLPDEVHRSFDIGGPDVLTYRDMMLRYATVAGLPRRLILPVPVLTPRLSSLWVGLVTPVPGAIARPLVESLRHEVVCAERDITRYVPDPPGGPIGLDRALELALRRIRDADVATRWSSAATPGAPSDPLPTDPDWAGGSLYTDHRERPVAAAPQDVWRVVEGIGGENGWYSLPVAWALRGWIDTLMGGVGLRRGRRDATRLRVGDSLDFWRVEEIRPPRLLRLRAEMRLPGLAWLEMRVDRDPAGGTVYRQRAMFHPRGLAGHLYWWGISPWHALVFGGMARNIAAKAEADGTAPAG, encoded by the coding sequence ATGAGCTGTCTGGTCACCGGAGCCACCGGCTACATCGGCGGGCGGCTGGTGCCCGAGCTGCTGGCCGCGGGTCACGAGGTGCGCTGTCTCGCCCGCTCGCCCGGGAAGCTGCGCGATCATCCATGGGTCCGGCAGGTGGAGACCGCCCGCGGTGATGTGACCGACGCGCCGTCCCTGGACGCGGCGATGGAGGGCGTGGACATCGCCTACTACCTGGTGCACGCGCTCGGCACCGGGCCCGGCTTCGAGGAGACCGACCGCCGCGCGGCCCGGATCTTCGGGGAACGGGCCCGCGCCGCCGGGGTCCGGCGGATCGTCTATCTGGGCGGGCTGACCCCGGCCGGGGTCCCCGAGAGCGCGCTCTCCCCGCATCTGCGCTCCCGGGCCGAGGTGGGCCGGGTGCTGCTGGAGTCCGGGGTGCCGACCGCGGTGCTGCGCGCCGGGGTGATCATCGGGTCCGGCTCGGCCTCGTTCGAGATGCTGCGCTACCTCTCCGAACGGCTGCCGGTCATGGTGGCGCCGCGCTGGGTGCGCACCCGCACCCAGCCGATCGCCGTCCGCGATGTACTGCGACTGCTCGTGGGGTGCGCGGACCTGCCGGACGAGGTGCACCGCAGCTTCGACATCGGCGGTCCGGACGTCCTCACCTACCGGGACATGATGCTGCGGTACGCCACCGTCGCCGGACTGCCCAGACGGCTCATCCTGCCGGTGCCGGTCCTCACCCCTCGGCTGTCCAGCCTGTGGGTCGGTCTGGTCACCCCCGTGCCGGGCGCCATCGCGCGTCCCCTGGTGGAGTCGCTGCGGCATGAAGTGGTGTGCGCCGAGCGGGACATCACACGGTACGTACCCGACCCGCCGGGCGGTCCGATCGGGCTGGACCGGGCGCTGGAGCTGGCACTGCGCCGGATCCGCGACGCGGACGTGGCCACCCGCTGGTCCTCCGCCGCCACCCCCGGCGCGCCCAGCGATCCGCTGCCGACCGACCCGGACTGGGCGGGCGGCAGCCTCTACACCGACCACCGTGAGCGTCCCGTGGCCGCCGCCCCGCAGGACGTATGGCGGGTGGTGGAGGGCATCGGCGGGGAGAACGGCTGGTACTCGCTGCCGGTCGCCTGGGCGCTGCGCGGCTGGATCGACACCCTGATGGGCGGTGTCGGGCTGCGCCGGGGCCGCCGGGACGCGACCCGGCTGCGGGTCGGGGACAGCCTCGACTTCTGGCGGGTGGAGGAGATCCGGCCGCCGCGGCTGCTGCGGCTGCGGGCCGAGATGCGGCTGCCGGGCCTGGCCTGGCTGGAGATGCGGGTGGACCGGGACCCGGCGGGCGGAACGGTCTACCGGCAGCGCGCGATGTTCCATCCGCGCGGGCTGGCCGGACATCTGTACTGGTGGGGCATCTCGCCCTGGCACGCGCTGGTCTTCGGCGGGATGGCCCGGAACATCGCCGCCAAGGCGGAGGCGGACGGGACGGCCCCGGCCGGCTGA
- a CDS encoding cytochrome P450 — protein MTQGSLLRKITDYANRADPYPVYAELRKTPVLHDEAGPYIVSTYWEIHGLLHDPRISSDARNLNPQAAETLADEEDPALPPAFLRLDPPEHDRLRRLAMTPFGPPHTPRRIHAMRGELTRIIGELIDGFADRDRIDLVDHFSYPFPVTVICRLLGVPREDEPRFHHWAETLAAGLDPDPDEDAAERRRVTQRARSELGLYLAELIEERRRAPGDDMLSALAAGHGPEGQMTQAELLSTAALLLVAGHETTVNLITNGMLTLLRNPDVLTQLRTRPHLAVPLVEELLRFEPPVQLLPQRTPLADIDIAGVTIPKGASVWLVLASGNRDPQRFLEPDRFDPQRRDNQHLGFGSGIHSCFGAPLARLEAQLALTALARRLDNPRLLEDPPEYRRNAVLRGPRHLPLAFDGLREPGD, from the coding sequence ATGACGCAAGGCTCGCTGCTGCGGAAGATCACCGACTACGCCAACCGCGCCGACCCGTACCCCGTCTACGCCGAGCTGCGCAAGACACCCGTACTGCACGACGAGGCGGGCCCGTACATCGTCAGCACCTACTGGGAGATCCACGGGCTGCTGCACGATCCGCGGATCAGCTCCGACGCGCGCAATCTCAACCCGCAGGCCGCCGAGACCCTCGCCGATGAGGAGGACCCCGCGCTGCCGCCCGCCTTCCTGCGGCTCGACCCGCCCGAGCACGACCGGCTGCGGCGGCTGGCGATGACCCCGTTCGGCCCGCCGCACACCCCGCGCCGGATCCACGCCATGCGCGGTGAACTCACCCGCATCATCGGCGAGCTGATCGACGGCTTCGCGGACCGCGACCGGATCGATCTGGTCGACCACTTCTCGTACCCCTTCCCGGTGACCGTGATCTGCCGGTTGCTGGGCGTACCGCGCGAGGACGAACCGCGCTTCCACCACTGGGCCGAGACCCTCGCGGCCGGTCTGGACCCCGACCCGGACGAGGACGCCGCCGAACGCCGCCGCGTCACCCAGCGGGCGCGTAGCGAACTCGGGCTGTACCTGGCCGAGCTGATCGAGGAGCGGCGCCGCGCCCCCGGGGACGACATGCTCTCCGCCCTGGCCGCCGGACACGGCCCGGAGGGGCAGATGACCCAGGCGGAGCTGCTGAGCACCGCGGCGCTGCTGCTGGTCGCGGGCCATGAGACCACCGTCAACCTGATCACCAACGGGATGCTGACCCTGCTGCGCAACCCGGACGTCCTGACCCAGTTGCGGACACGTCCCCATCTGGCCGTCCCGCTGGTGGAGGAATTGCTGCGGTTCGAGCCCCCGGTACAGCTGCTGCCCCAGCGCACCCCGCTCGCGGACATCGACATCGCGGGCGTCACCATCCCCAAGGGCGCGTCGGTCTGGCTCGTACTGGCCTCCGGCAACCGCGACCCGCAGCGCTTCCTGGAGCCGGACCGGTTCGATCCGCAGCGCAGGGACAACCAGCACCTGGGCTTCGGCAGCGGTATCCACAGCTGCTTCGGCGCCCCGCTGGCCCGGCTGGAGGCACAGCTCGCGCTGACCGCGCTGGCCCGGCGGCTCGACAATCCGCGGCTGCTGGAGGACCCGCCGGAGTACCGCCGCAACGCGGTGCTGCGCGGGCCGCGCCATCTGCCCCTGGCGTTCGACGGACTGCGCGAGCCGGGCGACTGA
- a CDS encoding NAD(P)/FAD-dependent oxidoreductase yields the protein MSGNGSLEALRRSGRIVIVGASLAGLRAAETLRDEGFTGSLTLIGDEPHEPYDRPPLSKQVLLGKATADRTALPRRRELDAEWRLGVAATGLDMTARRVRLGDGDEVPYDRLLITTGVRARPWPHPLEAELDGVFVLRTRQDAIALNRRLTAAPHRVLVIGAGFTGSEIASACRELGLEVTVAERGPAPLVGALGGVVGQVAAELHRAHGVDLRCGVMVTGLEGDSAGRLRRAHLSDGTALDVDVAVVSLGATRNTEWLAGSGLGAGPRGIACDAGCRAFDVRGIVTDDVFVAGDVARSPHPLFNYQFLSLEHWGNAVSQAETAAHNMINASADRRPHLWIPAFWSSQFGVNIKSVGVPSLGEEILIAQGSLAEGRFTGVYGYQGRVIAAVTFDQTKWLEHYQRLIETAAPFPPPWTTVDRRAEGLRPVPADFPDPSLPTHGPTVTLSGYSPTDRRITFTPARA from the coding sequence GTGTCCGGTAACGGATCGCTGGAGGCGCTGCGGCGTTCGGGGCGGATCGTGATCGTGGGCGCCTCACTGGCCGGGCTGCGGGCCGCGGAGACCCTGCGCGACGAGGGGTTCACCGGCTCCCTCACGCTGATCGGCGACGAACCCCACGAACCGTACGACCGGCCCCCGCTGTCCAAGCAGGTACTGCTGGGCAAGGCCACCGCCGACCGCACCGCACTGCCCCGCCGCCGCGAGCTGGACGCCGAGTGGCGGCTCGGGGTGGCCGCCACCGGCCTCGACATGACGGCCCGGCGGGTGCGGCTGGGCGACGGCGACGAGGTGCCCTACGACCGGCTGTTGATCACCACCGGGGTGCGCGCCCGGCCCTGGCCGCATCCGCTGGAGGCCGAACTCGACGGGGTCTTCGTGCTCCGCACCCGCCAGGACGCCATCGCGCTGAACCGGCGGCTGACCGCCGCACCGCACCGGGTGCTGGTCATCGGCGCGGGGTTCACCGGTTCGGAGATCGCCTCCGCCTGCCGTGAGCTGGGGCTCGAGGTGACCGTCGCCGAGCGCGGCCCGGCACCCCTGGTGGGCGCGCTCGGCGGGGTGGTGGGCCAGGTCGCCGCCGAACTCCATCGCGCCCACGGGGTGGATCTGCGCTGCGGGGTGATGGTCACCGGTCTGGAGGGCGACTCGGCCGGGCGGCTGCGCCGGGCCCATCTCTCCGACGGCACCGCCCTGGACGTGGACGTGGCGGTGGTCTCGCTCGGCGCCACCCGCAACACCGAATGGCTGGCCGGGTCCGGGCTCGGCGCCGGGCCCCGGGGGATCGCCTGCGACGCGGGCTGCCGCGCCTTCGACGTCCGCGGCATCGTCACCGACGACGTCTTCGTGGCCGGGGATGTGGCCCGGTCCCCGCATCCGCTCTTCAACTACCAGTTCCTGTCCCTGGAGCACTGGGGCAACGCGGTCTCCCAGGCCGAGACCGCCGCCCACAACATGATCAACGCCAGTGCCGACCGGCGACCGCATCTGTGGATCCCGGCGTTCTGGTCCTCGCAGTTCGGGGTGAACATCAAATCCGTCGGGGTGCCGTCCCTCGGCGAGGAGATCCTGATCGCACAGGGTTCGCTCGCCGAGGGCCGCTTCACCGGTGTCTACGGCTACCAGGGCCGGGTCATCGCCGCCGTCACCTTCGACCAGACCAAGTGGCTGGAGCACTACCAGCGGCTGATCGAGACCGCGGCCCCCTTCCCACCGCCGTGGACCACCGTGGACCGCCGCGCCGAGGGGCTCCGCCCGGTCCCGGCCGACTTCCCCGACCCCTCGCTGCCCACCCACGGGCCGACCGTCACGCTCAGCGGCTACTCGCCCACCGACCGACGGATCACCTTCACTCCCGCGCGGGCCTGA
- a CDS encoding ferredoxin: MRIVVDLNRCQGYAQCAFLAPDVFTMHGEEALLYNPYADGTQRENVARAAAACPVQAILVEDLDTDGADRAAGRPARAETTGVR, translated from the coding sequence ATGAGGATTGTCGTCGATCTCAACCGCTGTCAGGGATACGCGCAGTGCGCCTTCCTCGCCCCCGATGTCTTCACCATGCACGGTGAAGAGGCGCTGCTCTACAACCCGTACGCCGACGGCACCCAGCGGGAGAACGTGGCGCGCGCGGCGGCGGCCTGTCCGGTGCAGGCCATCCTGGTCGAGGACCTGGACACCGACGGGGCGGACCGGGCGGCCGGGCGCCCCGCGCGGGCGGAGACCACCGGTGTCCGGTAA
- a CDS encoding BlaI/MecI/CopY family transcriptional regulator, with product MTDQDRTGGRGPGRPRRPRRRGQGELEAQVLGALHRAPGPVTAAWVQERLEGDLAYTTVMTILSRLRAKQAVTRERAGRSFVWRAASDEAGLAALRMRRVLDGQDDRGAVLASFVTGLSHDDGRLLRDLLNDATEEPEEG from the coding sequence GTGACGGACCAGGACCGGACCGGCGGGCGCGGGCCCGGCCGGCCCCGGCGCCCCCGTCGACGCGGTCAGGGCGAGCTGGAGGCGCAGGTGCTCGGGGCGCTGCACCGGGCGCCGGGCCCGGTGACCGCCGCCTGGGTGCAGGAACGGCTGGAGGGCGACCTCGCCTACACCACGGTGATGACCATCCTGTCCCGGCTGCGGGCCAAGCAGGCCGTGACCCGTGAGCGCGCGGGGCGGTCCTTCGTCTGGCGGGCGGCCTCGGACGAGGCGGGGCTCGCGGCGCTGCGGATGCGGCGGGTGCTGGACGGCCAGGACGACCGCGGAGCGGTGCTCGCCAGCTTTGTGACGGGGCTGAGCCACGACGACGGGCGGCTGCTGCGCGATCTGCTGAACGACGCCACGGAGGAGCCGGAGGAGGGCTGA
- a CDS encoding tellurite resistance TerB family protein has protein sequence MALWDRIKDSAQTMQTQLLAKKNDLKSGAFRDASMAMCALVAAADGSVDPAERQRVAQLIATNEVLQNFPADDLQRRFDAYLDQLVADFDLGKVSVLQEVAKARKKPAEARAVVQIGIVIGGADGDFDTTEQAVVREACSALDLPPAEFDL, from the coding sequence ATGGCCCTGTGGGACCGCATCAAGGACTCCGCCCAGACGATGCAGACTCAGCTGCTCGCCAAGAAGAACGACTTGAAGAGCGGAGCGTTCCGCGACGCGAGCATGGCGATGTGCGCGCTGGTGGCCGCGGCGGACGGCTCGGTCGACCCGGCCGAACGGCAGCGCGTCGCCCAGCTGATCGCCACCAATGAGGTGCTCCAGAACTTCCCCGCCGACGACCTCCAGCGGCGGTTCGACGCATATCTGGACCAGCTCGTCGCCGACTTCGACCTCGGCAAGGTCAGCGTCCTCCAGGAGGTGGCCAAGGCCCGGAAGAAGCCCGCCGAGGCCCGTGCCGTCGTCCAGATCGGCATCGTCATCGGCGGCGCCGACGGTGACTTCGACACGACCGAACAGGCCGTGGTCCGCGAGGCGTGCTCCGCCCTGGACCTGCCCCCGGCCGAGTTCGACCTGTAA
- a CDS encoding acyltransferase family protein — translation MPHSASLRPGRRDRDAFFDNAKYAAIVLVAMGHAWEPLGSGSRAAAALYLFVYTFHMPAFILISGYFSRSFDLRPDRLRRLVTGVAVPYVLFEAAYSLFKRWADDDPSHPVSLLDPWYLTWFLIALFVWRLTTPLWRIARRPLALALTIAALAACSPDIGDDLDLQRVLQFLPFFVLGLQLRPEHFRMVRRPAVRWASVPVVATALVFAYWAVPRMNAAWLYRRDSAQELGAPWWSGAVITLALFGCSMLLTACFLAWVPGRRMWCTALGAGTLYGYLLHGFLIKGSRFWGWYDHPWVHRPAGEIAVTVLAVAVVTALCAPPVQRLFRFAMEPRMEWAFRPYAPEAPPARARTVPPQASRAGALHGSGTAQRSGTWHRYGTWHGYDSGQRAGTGQRAENHRPFM, via the coding sequence ATGCCTCACTCCGCATCCTTACGTCCCGGACGTCGGGACCGTGACGCGTTCTTCGACAATGCCAAGTACGCGGCGATCGTGCTGGTGGCGATGGGTCACGCATGGGAGCCGCTGGGGAGCGGCAGCAGAGCGGCGGCCGCCCTCTACCTCTTCGTCTACACCTTCCACATGCCGGCCTTCATCCTCATCTCCGGCTACTTCTCCCGGAGTTTCGACCTCCGGCCGGACCGGCTGCGGCGCCTGGTCACCGGGGTCGCCGTGCCGTACGTCCTCTTCGAGGCCGCCTACAGCCTCTTCAAGCGCTGGGCGGACGACGATCCGTCCCATCCGGTCAGCCTGCTCGATCCCTGGTATCTGACCTGGTTCCTGATCGCGCTGTTCGTCTGGCGGCTGACCACCCCGCTGTGGCGGATCGCCCGCCGTCCGCTGGCCCTGGCCCTCACCATCGCCGCGCTGGCCGCCTGCTCCCCCGACATCGGTGACGACCTCGACCTCCAACGGGTGCTCCAGTTCCTGCCGTTCTTCGTCCTCGGCCTCCAGTTGCGGCCCGAGCACTTCCGGATGGTGCGGCGGCCCGCGGTGCGGTGGGCGTCGGTGCCGGTCGTCGCCACCGCGCTGGTCTTCGCCTACTGGGCGGTGCCGCGGATGAACGCGGCCTGGCTCTACCGCCGCGACAGCGCGCAGGAGCTCGGCGCGCCCTGGTGGAGCGGGGCGGTGATAACACTGGCGCTCTTCGGCTGCTCAATGTTGCTCACCGCGTGCTTCCTGGCCTGGGTGCCGGGCCGCCGGATGTGGTGCACCGCGCTGGGCGCGGGGACGCTGTACGGCTATCTGCTGCACGGCTTCCTCATCAAGGGCTCCCGTTTCTGGGGCTGGTACGACCATCCCTGGGTGCACCGGCCCGCGGGGGAGATCGCGGTGACGGTGCTGGCCGTGGCCGTGGTGACCGCGCTGTGCGCACCGCCCGTGCAGCGGCTGTTCCGGTTCGCGATGGAGCCGAGGATGGAGTGGGCCTTCCGGCCCTACGCGCCCGAGGCGCCGCCCGCCCGTGCGCGGACGGTGCCGCCCCAGGCGAGCAGAGCGGGCGCCCTCCACGGATCCGGGACGGCACAGCGGTCCGGGACCTGGCACCGTTACGGGACCTGGCACGGGTACGACTCCGGACAGCGGGCCGGGACCGGACAGCGGGCCGAAAACCACCGGCCGTTCATGTGA